ATTATTTCTCGTCTCCTGAAATTTCTGGCACAGGCATGAGGATGGGTTTTTCTAGCGATATTTATTCTTTATCTGCTACTTTATATGTTTTAGTGACGGGGCAATTACCTACGCCCTCTCAGTTTCGTCAGTATAAAGAGTTAATACCACCCCAGCAGTATAGCCCAACTTTGAGGGATCATACTAATTTAGCTATTCTAAGGGGTATGAGTTTAGACCCGCAAGATCGTCCTCAGTGTATTCGAGATTGGTTTTATTTGTTTCGGGGTGATACAGCGCCCTCCACCCCTCCCCAACGTAGTTTTGATGATGATGCTACCACTGTGCCGATGGAGACGGTAAAAGCGCGAGATGAAGAAGTTATATCTGCTTTTGCGCCAGAAGATGACATTATCATTGATGATAATGGTATTGTTCTACCATCGGTTACTAATGCTGTTCAGAATGATTTAAACCCTAAAATTGATACTTTTGAATTTGAAACTTTTACCGTTATTCAAAAGAAAAAGTTATTTGGTTTGATGGAAGGCTTAGAAAAAAATACTGTCACCAAACAAGGACGTTTTTTTGTGGAGTATTTGGGGGAAGCAGTAAATTTGGACATGATTGCCATTCCAGCCGGTTCATTTTTAATGGGATCGGGTAGTACAGATGAATCAAAAGAAAAAGATGAAACGCCACAAACGAGAATAAAAATAGCGCCCTTCTTCTTAGGCAAATATCCCATCACCCAGTTACAATGGCGTGTTGTTAGCAATTTACCTAGGGTGGGGAGGGCGCTGAAAAATAATCCTTCTTCTTTTAAAGGGGATAATTTACCAGTGGATCGGGTATCTTGGTATGATGCACAGGAATTTTGTTTACGTTTGAGTAATCTCACTAAACGTAGTTACCGCTTACCCACCGAGGCAGAATGGGAATATGCCTGTCGTGGTGCTACAAATACATCTTTTTGGTTTGGTGATATTATTACCCCTGAATTTGCTAATTATGACGGGCGCAAAACATCAAAAGACGACAAAAAAGAAGGCAAATATGACCGCAAAACTACCCCTGTGGATAATTTTTTCCCAAATCCCTTTGGGTTGTATGATACCCATGGTAATGTATGGGAATGGTGTGAAGATCATTATGCTCCTACTTATCTACAAAAACCTAAGGATGGTTCAGCTTTTGAGGTTAAAATAAGTAATCAACCCCGCATTGTCAGGGGTGGTTCATGGTCTTTAGATTCTAGTTACTGTCGTAGTGCTAAACGTAGTAGTTATTCAGCTGATTCTGCCTATAATTTTATCGGTTTTCGGGTGGTTACGAATTAGAGTTTTATGAAAAAGTGGTGAAGATAATTTACAATTGATAATTGAAGGAATGTAGAAGTAATTGTTTTCTAAATTCTACATTCTACATTCTACATTCTAAATAAATGTTCCAGCGCCCTCCGCTCTTCATCAGTAAGGTAGCGAAACTCACCAATTTTTAAGCCATTTAAAGTTAATTTAACTTGAGGATTTATCGTAATACTATAACGGATTAAACGCAGGGTAGGATGATTTATTTGCGCTGTCATGCGTCTCACTTGGCGGTTTCTGCCTTCTGTGAGGGTTAATTCTAGCCATTGGGTCGGAATACTCTTACGATACCTAATGGGGGGGGTTCTAGGGGCGGTGAGGGGCGCTGGATTTAATAATTTTGCTTTAGCTGGTTTAGTTTTTTTTCCTTGTATAATTACCCCTTTTTTCAATGTTTTTAATGCTTCTTGATTAGGGATATTTTCCACTTGCACCCAGTAGGTGCGCGGATGGGCAAAACTAGGGTCACATAAACGATGTTTTACTCTATTATTATCGGTTAATAATAGCAATCCTTCACTATCTAAGTCTAATCTTCCCACTGAATAAATATCAGGAATTTTAATATAATCTTTTAAGGTTTCTCGCCCATGGCGGAGGGCGCTATCATCAGTGAATTGACACAAAACATTATAAGGTTTATAAAATAATAAATAAGTGTATTTAGTCATTAAAATACTGATTAAAAACTCTTTCTAATTCATTTAATTTAATTGGTTTAGTAATATAATCTTTCATTCCTGCATCTCGGCAAATCTGACGTTTTTCTTCATCTTCATGCGCTGTCATCGCAACAATTAAAGGGATTTTACTTTTTTCTATAGTATCATAAATAGTCTTAGTTGCACTAATACCATCCATTTCTGGCATTTCTATATCCATAAAAATTAAATCATAATTTTGCTTTTCC
The window above is part of the Cyanobacterium sp. T60_A2020_053 genome. Proteins encoded here:
- a CDS encoding SUMF1/EgtB/PvdO family nonheme iron enzyme → MSNWKKGKQLNHGQYVIESMSLRGGAGIAYRAKEIANGKLVTIQTTPKVWQGQPHSQDLELKLVKQAEKIARCQHPHLVKIEPYVLQEDEIVYMVMDYLEGDDLATYLDTYGKLDEYSALKLITKIASAINLLHQNRTIHQDIKPQNIIIEKKSQEPILLDYGLAIKLFSYDVRRAKNAMMDYFSSPEISGTGMRMGFSSDIYSLSATLYVLVTGQLPTPSQFRQYKELIPPQQYSPTLRDHTNLAILRGMSLDPQDRPQCIRDWFYLFRGDTAPSTPPQRSFDDDATTVPMETVKARDEEVISAFAPEDDIIIDDNGIVLPSVTNAVQNDLNPKIDTFEFETFTVIQKKKLFGLMEGLEKNTVTKQGRFFVEYLGEAVNLDMIAIPAGSFLMGSGSTDESKEKDETPQTRIKIAPFFLGKYPITQLQWRVVSNLPRVGRALKNNPSSFKGDNLPVDRVSWYDAQEFCLRLSNLTKRSYRLPTEAEWEYACRGATNTSFWFGDIITPEFANYDGRKTSKDDKKEGKYDRKTTPVDNFFPNPFGLYDTHGNVWEWCEDHYAPTYLQKPKDGSAFEVKISNQPRIVRGGSWSLDSSYCRSAKRSSYSADSAYNFIGFRVVTN
- a CDS encoding pseudouridine synthase → MTKYTYLLFYKPYNVLCQFTDDSALRHGRETLKDYIKIPDIYSVGRLDLDSEGLLLLTDNNRVKHRLCDPSFAHPRTYWVQVENIPNQEALKTLKKGVIIQGKKTKPAKAKLLNPAPLTAPRTPPIRYRKSIPTQWLELTLTEGRNRQVRRMTAQINHPTLRLIRYSITINPQVKLTLNGLKIGEFRYLTDEERRALEHLFRM